A window of Streptomyces armeniacus contains these coding sequences:
- a CDS encoding SsgA family sporulation/cell division regulator translates to MNTTVSCELHLRLVVSSESSLPVPAGLRYDTADPYAVHATFHTGAEETVEWVFARDLLAEGLHRPTGTGDVRVWPSRSHGQGVVCIALSSPEGEALLEAPARALESFLKRTDAAVPPGTEHRHFDLDTELSHILAES, encoded by the coding sequence ATGAACACCACGGTCAGCTGCGAGCTGCACCTGCGCCTCGTTGTTTCGAGCGAGTCCTCACTGCCTGTACCCGCGGGCCTGCGGTATGACACGGCCGACCCCTATGCCGTGCATGCCACCTTCCACACCGGTGCCGAGGAGACCGTCGAGTGGGTCTTCGCCCGCGATCTCCTGGCGGAGGGTCTGCACCGGCCCACCGGCACGGGCGACGTCCGGGTCTGGCCGTCCCGCAGCCACGGTCAGGGAGTCGTCTGTATCGCCCTCAGCTCCCCGGAGGGCGAGGCCCTGCTCGAAGCCCCCGCGCGGGCACTCGAATCCTTCCTGAAACGGACCGACGCCGCCGTACCGCCCGGCACCGAGCACCGCCACTTCGACCTGGACACCGAGCTCTCGCACATCCTCGCGGAGAGCTGA
- a CDS encoding TIGR02611 family protein, whose amino-acid sequence MDAQTDAKDEERPLGSRAPQFVRAYRPLHMSWQVGVFLVGLAIVVTGVILLPLPGPGWLIIFAGMAVWATEFVWAQLVMRWTKKKLAVGTAWWKRRRAERAGRKRT is encoded by the coding sequence ATGGATGCGCAGACTGACGCGAAGGACGAAGAGCGCCCGCTCGGTTCGCGGGCGCCGCAGTTCGTGCGGGCCTACCGGCCCTTGCACATGAGCTGGCAGGTGGGGGTCTTCCTGGTCGGTCTCGCGATCGTGGTCACCGGCGTCATCCTGCTCCCGCTGCCGGGACCGGGGTGGCTGATCATCTTCGCGGGCATGGCTGTCTGGGCCACCGAGTTCGTCTGGGCCCAGCTCGTGATGCGCTGGACCAAGAAGAAGCTCGCCGTGGGCACCGCCTGGTGGAAGCGGCGCCGAGCGGAACGGGCCGGGCGGAAGCGGACATGA
- a CDS encoding SRPBCC family protein gives MTKAWHQYRFHNVWLLPAPPSAVYAELARAADYPAWWPQVREVRAVDEGSGTARFRSYLPYDLEVTARAVRQDPEAGVLEIAMSGDLVGWARWTITSVSGMGGGRRVRGMRGGPYGAEGGGTRAEFDQWVEARKPLLRLFALPCRPLFTANHALMMRAGCRGLRKRLRRGLDEA, from the coding sequence GTGACCAAGGCATGGCACCAGTACCGCTTCCACAACGTCTGGCTGCTCCCGGCGCCGCCCTCGGCCGTCTACGCGGAGCTGGCGCGCGCCGCCGACTACCCGGCCTGGTGGCCGCAGGTGCGCGAGGTCAGGGCCGTGGACGAGGGCTCCGGGACGGCGCGGTTCCGCTCGTACCTGCCGTACGACCTGGAGGTCACCGCGCGTGCCGTACGGCAGGACCCGGAGGCGGGCGTGCTGGAGATCGCGATGAGCGGGGACCTGGTGGGCTGGGCCCGCTGGACGATCACGAGCGTGAGCGGTATGGGCGGTGGGCGCCGTGTGCGCGGCATGCGCGGCGGGCCGTACGGCGCGGAAGGCGGCGGTACGCGGGCCGAGTTCGACCAGTGGGTCGAGGCGCGCAAGCCGCTGCTCCGGCTGTTCGCGCTGCCCTGCCGGCCGCTCTTCACCGCCAACCACGCCCTGATGATGCGCGCCGGATGCCGGGGGCTCCGCAAGCGCCTGAGAAGGGGTTTGGATGAAGCGTGA
- a CDS encoding LuxR C-terminal-related transcriptional regulator gives MRVVIAEDNALLREGLVLLLTSAGHEVAAVAATGPEVLPALLGERPDAAVLDVRLPPGFRDEGLRAALAARRQLPGLPVLVLSQYVEEAYAAELLSDGARGLGYLLKDRVGRVEEFLEALERVAAGGTALDPEVVTELIARHGREDPLETLTPRETEVLRLMAQGHGNTEISARLVISERAVSKHIGNVFSKLGLPPSDSGHRRVLAVLAYLNAGGRAAT, from the coding sequence GTGCGAGTGGTGATCGCGGAGGACAACGCTTTGCTGCGGGAGGGCCTCGTACTGCTGCTGACCAGCGCGGGCCACGAGGTCGCCGCCGTCGCCGCGACGGGCCCGGAGGTGCTCCCCGCCCTGCTCGGCGAACGCCCCGACGCGGCGGTCCTGGACGTACGGCTGCCGCCCGGCTTCCGCGACGAGGGCCTGCGCGCCGCCCTGGCCGCCCGCCGCCAACTCCCCGGCCTGCCGGTGCTGGTGCTGTCGCAGTACGTCGAAGAGGCGTACGCGGCCGAGCTGTTGTCGGACGGCGCCCGCGGCCTGGGCTACCTGCTCAAGGACCGGGTGGGCCGCGTCGAGGAGTTCCTGGAGGCGCTGGAACGCGTGGCGGCGGGCGGTACGGCGCTGGACCCCGAAGTGGTCACGGAACTGATAGCGCGGCACGGCCGCGAGGACCCGCTGGAGACGCTCACGCCGCGCGAGACGGAGGTGCTGCGGCTGATGGCGCAGGGCCACGGCAACACGGAGATCAGCGCCCGCCTCGTGATCAGCGAACGGGCGGTGAGCAAGCACATCGGGAACGTCTTCTCGAAGCTCGGCCTCCCGCCGAGCGACAGCGGCCACCGCCGCGTCCTGGCGGTCCTCGCCTACCTCAACGCGGGTGGCCGCGCGGCGACGTAG
- a CDS encoding sensor histidine kinase → MKEPLLEAWRAFRHLLVGFAISLVCYVTIPLFILCTVMALTLIGAGSWPEAVLALRRLAGFARVRAGERLGAEVVPKHYLPLSGSLTERVRTASSDPGTWRDMLWVVTQVLYGIVLLCVALLLWPIGLLVDGVWCGLLRQRPLLLPLFGSLADLEAYWTAALLRPSPSARLAERVEQLSMTRAGAVAAHSAELRRIERDLHDGAQARLVALTMRLGLARRAYVNDPEAGRALLDDAQQQAEEALAELRHVVRGIHPPVLTDRGLTGAVRALAASHPLRVTVEDPGVGAAPRATAAVEAAAYFVVAEALTNAAKHSGGTSVAVVLDRTVPSVLRIRAEDDGKGGAEENRGSGLLGMRRRVAALDGTVALSSPVGGPTVIEVELPCEW, encoded by the coding sequence ATGAAAGAGCCCCTGCTCGAGGCGTGGCGGGCGTTCCGTCATCTGCTCGTGGGCTTCGCGATCTCGCTCGTGTGCTACGTGACGATCCCCCTGTTCATCCTCTGTACGGTCATGGCCCTGACCCTGATCGGCGCCGGTTCGTGGCCGGAGGCGGTCCTCGCGCTGCGCCGCCTCGCGGGCTTCGCGCGCGTACGCGCCGGCGAACGGCTCGGTGCGGAGGTCGTGCCCAAGCACTACCTGCCGCTGAGCGGTTCGCTCACCGAGCGCGTACGCACCGCCAGCTCCGACCCGGGCACCTGGCGCGACATGCTCTGGGTCGTCACACAGGTGCTGTACGGCATCGTGCTGCTGTGCGTCGCGCTGCTGCTGTGGCCGATCGGCCTGCTGGTGGACGGGGTGTGGTGCGGTCTGCTGCGGCAACGCCCGCTGCTGCTGCCGCTGTTCGGCTCGCTGGCCGACCTGGAGGCGTACTGGACGGCGGCCCTGCTCCGCCCCTCCCCCAGCGCCCGGCTCGCCGAGCGCGTCGAGCAGCTCTCCATGACGCGCGCCGGCGCGGTCGCGGCGCACAGTGCCGAACTCCGCCGCATCGAACGGGACCTGCACGACGGCGCCCAGGCCCGCCTCGTCGCGCTGACCATGCGGTTGGGCCTGGCGCGGCGCGCGTACGTGAACGACCCGGAAGCGGGCCGCGCGCTGCTCGACGACGCCCAGCAGCAGGCGGAGGAGGCCCTCGCCGAGCTGCGGCACGTGGTGCGCGGCATCCACCCGCCCGTACTGACCGACCGGGGACTCACCGGGGCCGTACGGGCGTTGGCCGCCTCGCACCCGCTGCGCGTGACGGTGGAGGACCCGGGTGTCGGGGCGGCGCCGCGGGCGACGGCCGCGGTGGAGGCGGCGGCGTACTTCGTGGTCGCCGAGGCACTGACGAACGCGGCGAAGCACAGCGGCGGCACCAGCGTCGCCGTCGTCCTGGACCGTACGGTCCCCTCGGTGCTGCGGATACGCGCGGAGGACGACGGCAAGGGCGGCGCGGAGGAGAACCGCGGCAGCGGGCTGCTGGGCATGCGCCGCAGGGTGGCGGCGCTGGACGGGACCGTAGCCTTGTCGAGTCCCGTCGGGGGACCGACCGTCATAGAGGTGGAGCTGCCGTGCGAGTGGTGA
- a CDS encoding exonuclease domain-containing protein, with protein MGCWYEGPLAAFDTETTGVDTERDRIVAAALVVQAGAGQPPQIRRWLVDPGIPVPGPAARVHGLSAEHLRAHGRPPGPVVEELARALAGQAAAGVPLVVMNAPFDLTLLDRELKRHRAASLTGHLGRFSLCVLDPLVLDKQLDRHREGRRTLARLCAAYDVPLAAPHDAASDAAAALGVVRALGRRYAPRLSRLSPAQLHTLQAVWYAAAARGLTAWFAPAVPGHPVDPAWPLRPGLPAAA; from the coding sequence ATGGGGTGCTGGTACGAGGGGCCGCTCGCCGCGTTCGACACGGAGACCACCGGTGTCGACACCGAACGGGACCGGATCGTCGCCGCCGCCCTCGTCGTACAGGCCGGCGCCGGGCAGCCCCCACAGATCCGCCGCTGGCTGGTGGACCCGGGGATTCCGGTGCCGGGCCCGGCGGCGCGGGTGCACGGGCTGAGCGCGGAGCATCTGCGGGCGCACGGGCGGCCTCCCGGCCCCGTGGTGGAGGAGCTGGCGCGGGCCCTGGCCGGGCAGGCTGCCGCGGGGGTACCGCTGGTGGTGATGAACGCACCGTTCGATCTGACGCTGCTGGACCGCGAGTTGAAGCGGCACCGCGCCGCGTCCCTCACCGGCCACCTGGGCCGCTTCTCCCTCTGCGTGCTCGACCCGCTCGTCCTGGACAAGCAGCTGGACCGGCACCGCGAGGGCCGCCGTACGCTCGCCCGCCTGTGCGCGGCCTACGACGTGCCGCTGGCGGCACCGCACGACGCGGCGAGCGACGCGGCGGCGGCGCTGGGCGTCGTACGGGCCCTGGGCCGCCGGTACGCTCCGCGGCTCTCCCGGCTCAGCCCGGCGCAGCTGCACACGCTGCAGGCGGTCTGGTACGCGGCGGCGGCGCGCGGCCTGACGGCGTGGTTCGCGCCCGCGGTCCCGGGGCATCCGGTCGACCCGGCGTGGCCGCTGCGCCCCGGACTCCCCGCCGCGGCGTGA
- the thrS gene encoding threonine--tRNA ligase, producing MADVRVIIQRDSEREERVVTTGTTAAALFEGDRSVVAARVAGQLRDLAYELADGDEVEPVGIGSQDGLDILRHSTAHVMAQAVQELFPEAKLGIGPPIRDGFYYDFDVAEPFTPDDLKRVEKKMQEIQKRGQRFSRRVTGDDDAREELADEPYKLELIGLKGVAAEAAEGASAEVGAGELTIYDNLDAKTGELCWKDLCRGPHLPTTRAIPAFKLMRSAAAYWRGSEKNKQLQRIYGTAWPTKDELKAHLEFLAEAEKRDHRRLGNELDLFSIPEEIGSGLAVFHPKGGVIRRVMEDYSRRRHEEADYEFVYTPHATKSALFEKSGHLDWYADGMYPPMQLDEGQDYYLKPMNCPMHHLIFDARGRSYRELPLRLFEFGTVYRYEKSGVVHGLTRARGFTQDDSHIYCSREQMAGELDSLLTFVLNLLRDYGLDDFYLELSTKDPEKFVGTDEVWEESTEALRQAAGKQGLELVMDPGGAAFYGPKISVQAKDAIGRTWQMSTIQVDFNMPERFDLQYTAADGSRQRPVVIHRALFGSIERFFAVLLEHYAGAFPAWLAPVQAVGIPIGDDHVPYLQDFAAEAKRQGLRMEVDSSSDRMQKKIRNAQKTKVPFMVIAGDEDIANDAVSFRYRDGTQKNGIPRAEAIAEVLDAVQRRVQV from the coding sequence GTGGCAGACGTCCGTGTGATCATCCAACGCGATTCCGAGCGGGAAGAACGCGTGGTGACCACGGGCACCACGGCGGCGGCCCTGTTCGAGGGCGACCGCTCGGTCGTCGCCGCGCGGGTCGCCGGGCAGCTGCGGGACCTCGCGTACGAGCTCGCGGACGGCGACGAGGTCGAACCGGTCGGGATCGGCAGCCAGGACGGGCTGGACATCCTCCGGCACTCCACCGCGCACGTGATGGCGCAGGCCGTGCAGGAGCTGTTCCCGGAGGCCAAGCTGGGCATCGGGCCGCCCATCAGGGACGGTTTCTACTACGACTTCGACGTCGCCGAGCCGTTCACCCCGGACGACCTGAAGCGCGTCGAGAAGAAGATGCAGGAGATCCAGAAGCGCGGCCAGCGTTTCTCCCGCCGGGTCACCGGCGACGACGACGCTCGCGAGGAGCTGGCGGACGAGCCGTACAAGCTGGAGCTCATCGGCCTCAAGGGCGTGGCCGCGGAAGCCGCCGAGGGCGCCTCCGCCGAGGTCGGCGCCGGCGAGCTGACCATCTACGACAACCTCGACGCGAAGACCGGCGAGCTGTGCTGGAAGGACCTGTGCCGTGGTCCGCACCTGCCGACCACCCGCGCCATCCCCGCGTTCAAGCTGATGCGCAGCGCCGCCGCGTACTGGCGGGGGAGCGAGAAGAACAAGCAACTGCAGCGGATCTACGGCACCGCCTGGCCGACCAAGGACGAGCTGAAGGCGCATCTGGAGTTCCTGGCGGAGGCGGAGAAGCGCGACCACCGGAGGCTCGGCAACGAGCTGGACCTGTTCTCCATCCCCGAGGAGATCGGCTCCGGACTCGCGGTGTTCCACCCCAAGGGCGGCGTCATCCGGCGGGTCATGGAGGACTACTCGCGGCGGCGGCACGAGGAGGCGGACTACGAGTTCGTCTACACCCCGCACGCCACCAAGAGCGCGCTGTTCGAGAAGTCCGGGCACCTGGACTGGTACGCCGACGGCATGTATCCGCCCATGCAGCTCGACGAGGGCCAGGACTACTACCTGAAGCCCATGAACTGCCCGATGCACCACCTGATCTTCGACGCGCGCGGCCGCTCGTACCGCGAACTCCCGCTGCGCCTCTTCGAGTTCGGGACGGTCTACCGCTACGAGAAGTCCGGCGTCGTGCACGGCCTCACCCGGGCCCGGGGCTTCACCCAGGACGACTCGCACATCTACTGCAGCCGGGAGCAGATGGCCGGCGAGCTCGACTCGCTGCTCACCTTCGTGCTGAACCTGCTGCGCGACTACGGCCTCGACGACTTCTATCTGGAGCTGTCCACCAAGGACCCGGAGAAGTTCGTCGGCACGGACGAGGTGTGGGAGGAGTCCACCGAGGCGCTGCGCCAGGCGGCCGGCAAGCAGGGCCTGGAGCTGGTGATGGACCCGGGCGGCGCCGCGTTCTACGGGCCGAAGATCTCCGTACAGGCGAAGGACGCCATCGGGCGGACCTGGCAGATGTCCACGATCCAGGTGGACTTCAACATGCCGGAGCGCTTCGACCTGCAGTACACCGCGGCCGACGGCTCGCGGCAGCGGCCCGTGGTGATCCACCGCGCGCTGTTCGGCTCGATCGAGCGGTTCTTCGCGGTGCTGCTGGAGCACTACGCGGGGGCGTTCCCCGCCTGGCTGGCCCCGGTGCAGGCGGTCGGCATCCCGATCGGCGACGACCACGTGCCGTATCTGCAGGACTTCGCGGCGGAGGCGAAGCGGCAGGGGCTGCGGATGGAGGTCGACTCGTCCTCGGACCGGATGCAGAAGAAGATCAGGAACGCGCAGAAGACCAAGGTCCCGTTCATGGTCATCGCGGGTGACGAAGACATCGCGAACGACGCGGTGAGCTTCCGCTACCGCGACGGCACGCAGAAGAACGGCATCCCGCGCGCCGAGGCGATCGCCGAGGTGCTGGACGCGGTGCAGCGGCGGGTCCAGGTCTGA
- a CDS encoding HIT family protein, with protein MLARMTSEQPEQQIGVGAPDAFQRLWTPHRMAYIQGENKPSGPGSGDGCPFCTIPTKSDEDGLILARGTRVYAVLNLYPYNGGHLMVVPFRHVADYTELDAEETAELAEFTKRAMTALRTASGAHGFNIGMNQGADAGAGIAAHLHQHVVPRWGGDTNFMPVVGHTKILPQLLADTRAMLAEVWPKG; from the coding sequence ATGCTGGCCCGTATGACGAGCGAGCAGCCGGAGCAGCAGATCGGGGTGGGGGCGCCGGACGCGTTCCAGCGTCTGTGGACGCCCCACCGGATGGCGTACATCCAGGGGGAGAACAAGCCGAGCGGACCCGGCTCGGGCGACGGCTGCCCGTTCTGCACCATCCCCACCAAGAGCGACGAGGACGGGCTGATCCTGGCCCGCGGCACACGCGTGTACGCGGTTCTCAACCTCTATCCGTACAACGGCGGGCATCTGATGGTCGTGCCCTTCCGGCACGTCGCGGACTACACCGAGCTGGACGCCGAGGAGACCGCCGAGCTCGCGGAGTTCACCAAGCGGGCGATGACGGCGCTGCGCACCGCTTCCGGGGCGCACGGGTTCAACATCGGCATGAACCAGGGCGCCGACGCGGGCGCCGGCATCGCCGCGCACCTGCACCAGCACGTGGTGCCGCGGTGGGGCGGCGACACCAACTTCATGCCGGTGGTGGGCCACACCAAGATCCTGCCGCAGCTGCTGGCGGACACCCGGGCCATGCTGGCCGAGGTCTGGCCGAAGGGCTGA
- a CDS encoding elongation factor G-like protein EF-G2 gives MGDKASTHPGAAGRAQTADRPASIRNVVLVGHSGSGKTTLVEALAQASGAVSRAGRVEDGGCLSDYDEIEHRQQRSVQLSLVPVEYNGIKINLLDTPGYADFVGELRAGLRAADAALFVVSAADGVDGATKLVWEECASVGMPRALVVTHLEAARADFDEMTAVCQRVFGGDDPDAVVPLYLPLYGDEGPDGHAPVAGLIGLLSQRVFDYSQGARKDRDPDPEHLPLIEEARNRLIEGIIAESEDESLMDRYLGGEECDVKTLVTDLEKAVARGVFHPVLAAAPAGEGAKQGLGTVELLELITGGFPTPEEREIPAVTTPQGAPRPPLACDPEGPLAAEVVKTSSDPYVGRISLVRVFSGTLRPDETVHVSGHGLEDRGHEDHDVDERVGALSAPFGKQQRALARAIAGDMACVAKLSRAETGDTLSAKAGPLLMEPWDMPDPLLPIAIQAHSKADEDKLSQGLSRLVAEDPTMRLEQNPDTRQVVLWCLGEAHVDVALERLRTRYGVQVDAVPHRVPLRETFAARAAGRGRHVKQSGGHGQFAICEITVEPLPGGSGIEFVDKVVGGAVPRQFIPSVEKGVRAQAAKGVAAGYPLEDVRVTLLDGKAHSVDSSDAAFQTAGALALRECAAQTQIQLLEPVAEIGVTVAEEYVGQVMSDLSGRRGRVVGTEQTDDGNTRVRAEIPEIEISRYAVDLRSLSHGTGRFSRAYARHEPMPQHLADKIREEAGNGG, from the coding sequence ATGGGCGACAAGGCGAGCACACACCCCGGAGCCGCCGGCAGGGCACAAACGGCCGACCGGCCCGCATCCATTCGGAACGTGGTACTGGTCGGCCACAGCGGATCCGGAAAGACCACCCTGGTCGAGGCGCTGGCACAGGCCTCGGGAGCGGTGAGCCGGGCGGGCCGGGTGGAGGACGGGGGGTGCCTGTCCGACTACGACGAGATCGAACACCGGCAGCAACGCTCGGTGCAGCTGTCACTGGTGCCGGTGGAGTACAACGGCATCAAGATCAATCTACTGGACACCCCCGGATACGCCGATTTCGTCGGGGAGTTGAGGGCCGGTCTGCGGGCAGCGGACGCGGCCCTCTTCGTCGTCTCGGCGGCGGACGGCGTGGACGGCGCGACCAAACTGGTGTGGGAGGAGTGCGCGTCCGTGGGGATGCCGCGCGCGCTGGTCGTCACCCATTTGGAGGCGGCGCGAGCGGACTTCGACGAGATGACGGCGGTCTGCCAGCGGGTCTTCGGCGGCGACGACCCCGACGCCGTGGTCCCGCTGTACCTGCCGCTGTACGGCGACGAGGGCCCCGACGGGCACGCGCCCGTGGCCGGCCTGATCGGACTGCTGTCACAGCGGGTGTTCGACTACTCGCAGGGCGCGCGGAAGGACCGCGACCCCGACCCGGAGCATCTGCCGCTGATCGAGGAGGCCCGTAACCGGCTCATCGAGGGGATCATCGCCGAGAGCGAGGACGAGTCCCTGATGGACCGCTATCTGGGCGGCGAGGAGTGCGACGTCAAGACGCTCGTCACGGACCTGGAGAAGGCCGTCGCGCGCGGCGTCTTCCATCCCGTGCTCGCCGCCGCGCCGGCCGGCGAGGGAGCGAAGCAGGGGCTCGGCACCGTGGAGCTGCTGGAGCTGATCACCGGCGGCTTCCCGACGCCCGAGGAGCGCGAGATCCCCGCCGTCACCACCCCGCAGGGCGCCCCGCGCCCGCCGCTGGCCTGCGATCCGGAGGGACCACTCGCCGCCGAGGTCGTGAAGACGTCCTCCGACCCGTACGTCGGCCGGATCTCGCTCGTACGGGTCTTCTCCGGCACGCTGCGGCCCGACGAGACGGTCCATGTCTCCGGGCACGGGCTGGAGGACCGCGGGCACGAGGACCACGACGTGGACGAGCGCGTCGGCGCCCTCTCCGCCCCGTTCGGCAAGCAGCAGCGCGCGCTGGCCCGTGCCATCGCGGGCGACATGGCCTGCGTGGCGAAGCTGAGCCGCGCGGAGACCGGGGACACGCTTTCGGCCAAGGCCGGTCCGCTGCTGATGGAGCCGTGGGACATGCCGGACCCGCTGCTGCCGATCGCCATCCAGGCGCACAGCAAGGCGGACGAGGACAAGCTGTCGCAGGGCCTCTCCCGGCTCGTGGCCGAGGACCCGACGATGCGGCTCGAGCAGAACCCGGACACCCGCCAGGTGGTCCTGTGGTGCCTGGGCGAGGCGCACGTGGACGTGGCTCTGGAGCGGCTGCGCACCCGTTACGGCGTACAGGTGGACGCGGTGCCGCACCGCGTACCGCTGCGCGAGACCTTCGCCGCACGGGCCGCGGGGCGCGGCCGGCACGTCAAGCAGTCCGGCGGGCACGGCCAGTTCGCCATCTGCGAGATCACGGTGGAGCCGCTGCCGGGCGGTTCCGGAATCGAGTTCGTCGACAAGGTCGTGGGCGGCGCGGTGCCGCGGCAGTTCATCCCGTCCGTGGAGAAGGGGGTGCGCGCGCAGGCGGCGAAGGGCGTCGCCGCCGGGTACCCGCTGGAGGACGTACGGGTCACCCTGCTCGACGGCAAGGCGCACTCCGTGGACTCCTCCGACGCCGCGTTCCAGACGGCGGGGGCGCTCGCGCTCCGCGAGTGCGCCGCCCAGACGCAGATCCAACTCCTGGAACCGGTCGCCGAGATCGGGGTGACCGTCGCCGAGGAGTACGTCGGGCAGGTGATGAGCGACCTGTCCGGGCGGCGCGGCCGCGTCGTCGGCACGGAGCAGACGGACGACGGCAACACCCGCGTACGGGCGGAGATCCCGGAGATCGAGATCAGCCGGTACGCGGTGGACCTGCGCTCGCTGTCGCACGGTACCGGCCGGTTCTCCCGCGCGTACGCGCGCCACGAGCCGATGCCGCAGCACCTCGCCGACAAGATCCGCGAGGAGGCCGGAAACGGAGGTTGA
- the pgsA gene encoding phosphatidylinositol phosphate synthase: MLNKYARAFFTRVLTPFATLLLRLGVSPDAVTLAGTGGVMAGALAFYPRGEFFWGTVVITLFVFSDLVDGNMARQLGRSSRWGAFLDSTLDRVADAAIFSGLALWYAGGGDDLVLCAVTLFCLASGQVVSYTKARGESIGLPVRVNGLVERAERLVYTLVAAGFAGLHKFGVPYIEWLLPIALWAVAVGSLVTLGQRVVTVRRESAEADAADAAARTEADGAARTGTDAAARKDADPAGAGDADAATGQEQGSSTGQGQGSEA; the protein is encoded by the coding sequence ATGCTGAACAAGTACGCGCGTGCTTTCTTCACGCGTGTTCTCACACCGTTCGCCACCCTGCTGCTGCGTCTCGGCGTGAGCCCGGACGCGGTCACACTCGCCGGCACGGGCGGAGTGATGGCGGGCGCGCTGGCCTTCTACCCCAGGGGCGAGTTCTTCTGGGGCACCGTCGTGATCACCCTCTTCGTGTTCTCGGACCTGGTGGACGGGAACATGGCGCGCCAACTGGGCCGCTCCAGCCGCTGGGGCGCCTTCCTGGACTCCACGCTGGACCGGGTCGCGGACGCGGCGATCTTCTCCGGGCTGGCGCTCTGGTACGCGGGCGGCGGCGACGATCTCGTCCTCTGCGCGGTCACGCTGTTCTGCCTGGCCAGCGGCCAGGTGGTGTCGTACACGAAGGCGCGCGGCGAGAGCATCGGGCTGCCTGTGCGGGTGAACGGGCTGGTGGAACGCGCCGAACGCCTCGTCTACACGCTCGTCGCGGCCGGCTTCGCCGGGCTGCACAAGTTCGGCGTCCCGTACATCGAGTGGCTGCTGCCGATCGCCCTGTGGGCCGTCGCCGTCGGCTCGCTGGTCACCCTCGGGCAGCGCGTGGTGACCGTACGGCGCGAGTCGGCGGAGGCGGACGCGGCGGACGCGGCGGCCCGTACGGAAGCGGACGGGGCGGCCCGTACGGGCACGGACGCGGCGGCCCGTAAGGACGCGGATCCGGCCGGCGCCGGGGATGCGGACGCGGCGACCGGGCAGGAGCAGGGCAGCAGCACCGGGCAGGGGCAGGGAAGCGAGGCGTGA
- a CDS encoding phosphatidylinositol mannoside acyltransferase, whose protein sequence is MARARTSGAGESAGPTVRDRLTDSLYALGWGGVKRLPEPTAVRLGRRIADTAWKRRGKGVVQLERNLARVVPDASPERLAELSRAGMRSYLRYWMESFRLPVWSDELIAERVVIHDVHRLTDGIASDRGVILALPHLGNWDLAAAWLTTRLRTPFTTVAERLKPESLYDRFVAYRESLGMEVLPHEGGAAFGTLARRLRAGGLVCLVADRDLSTSGLEVKFFGDTARMPGGPAMLAQQTGAMLLPVTLWFDDTPVLKGRVYPPVEVPELGTRREKAQVMTQAMADVFASGIAEHPEDWHMLQRFWVSDLGPGEELR, encoded by the coding sequence ATGGCCCGGGCGCGGACGAGCGGTGCCGGTGAGTCGGCCGGTCCCACGGTGCGGGACCGGCTGACCGACTCGCTGTACGCCCTCGGCTGGGGCGGCGTGAAACGGCTGCCCGAGCCCACCGCCGTACGCCTCGGGCGGCGCATCGCCGACACCGCCTGGAAGCGCCGCGGCAAGGGCGTCGTACAGCTGGAGCGGAACCTCGCCCGCGTCGTGCCGGACGCCTCACCGGAGCGGCTCGCGGAGCTCTCACGGGCGGGCATGCGCTCGTACCTGCGGTACTGGATGGAGTCCTTCCGGCTGCCCGTGTGGAGCGACGAACTGATCGCCGAACGCGTCGTCATCCACGACGTCCACCGGCTGACCGACGGCATCGCCTCCGACCGGGGCGTCATCCTCGCCCTCCCGCACCTCGGCAACTGGGACCTCGCCGCCGCCTGGCTGACCACCCGACTGCGGACGCCGTTCACCACGGTCGCGGAGCGGCTGAAGCCGGAGTCGCTGTACGACCGCTTCGTCGCGTACCGCGAGAGCCTCGGCATGGAGGTGCTGCCGCACGAGGGCGGCGCCGCCTTCGGCACCCTCGCCCGGCGGCTGCGGGCGGGCGGACTCGTCTGCCTGGTGGCCGACCGCGACCTGTCCACCTCGGGGCTCGAGGTGAAATTCTTCGGAGACACGGCCCGTATGCCCGGCGGACCCGCCATGCTGGCCCAGCAGACCGGGGCGATGCTGCTCCCGGTGACGCTGTGGTTCGACGACACGCCGGTGCTGAAGGGCCGGGTGTACCCGCCGGTGGAGGTGCCCGAACTGGGCACCCGCCGGGAGAAGGCACAGGTCATGACGCAGGCCATGGCGGACGTCTTCGCCTCCGGGATCGCCGAGCACCCGGAGGACTGGCACATGCTGCAGCGGTTCTGGGTCTCCGACCTCGGCCCAGGTGAGGAGCTCCGTTGA